The segment GTGTATTTTTTCTTGAAAACATTAAGTGTTTCTGGAAAAAAATTCTCTCAAGTGCTATAATATTACTAGGAACTTCGAATTAATAGATAGAGAGTCATGCTCAATTCTATTTATCGGAGGAACACAATTGACAAAATTTCGACATAGCATCAGCCCTATGGCTGACATCGCAGCTAAGAAAATTTTCAGTGACCATGAAATTACCATTGATTTCATTGAGACCTTTCTGGGCTTTCGTCCCAAGTCTGTCCAGATTTTAAATGGAACGATTGCTGATTTGAAGAAAGAACGTGAGGGCTATTTTAGCACAACGGTGGATGTTTTAGCGAGATTGGACGACGGGACTCAGGTTATCATTGAAATTCAGGTGGTCCATCAACACAGCTTTATCAAACGTCTCTGGACTTACTCTTGTCAGCACTTGGTCAAGGATTTGCCTAATGTTCGTGACAAGGTCAAACGAACCCATGACATGTATGATAAGATTTCACCTGTTTATTCCATAGCCTTGGTCGCCACCCAGTATTTCGACGATAAGCAGCCCATCCATTCCTTTGTCTTGACAGCTGAGGAAAATGGACAGGTGTTGGAAATTCCGTTTGGAGAGCAAGGGGAGATGAAGAAACCATTTGAAATGGTTATTATTGAATTGAACAAGCTGAGTGAGGGAAAATTGGCTAAGAACCAACGCTTGTGGATGGAATTTTTTGCCAATCGTGAATTTAGCCAGCAACAAACAGACGCTATCAGCAGGGCCGAACACCTGCTGGATAGAAATACATGGACAGAGGAGGAAAGGAAGATGATTGATCAATTAGCCTACAGTGCCGCCAATCATTTTGGTGAATTGGAGACTTCTTTCATACTAGGTAGAAAGCGTGGTCAGGAAGAGGGAC is part of the Streptococcus suis genome and harbors:
- a CDS encoding Rpn family recombination-promoting nuclease/putative transposase; translated protein: MTKFRHSISPMADIAAKKIFSDHEITIDFIETFLGFRPKSVQILNGTIADLKKEREGYFSTTVDVLARLDDGTQVIIEIQVVHQHSFIKRLWTYSCQHLVKDLPNVRDKVKRTHDMYDKISPVYSIALVATQYFDDKQPIHSFVLTAEENGQVLEIPFGEQGEMKKPFEMVIIELNKLSEGKLAKNQRLWMEFFANREFSQQQTDAISRAEHLLDRNTWTEEERKMIDQLAYSAANHFGELETSFILGRKRGQEEGRLEGRAEGRLEGQLKIARQMLVEGFADEMIARLTGLSQEDLDGLKGERK